The following coding sequences are from one Leptospira mayottensis 200901116 window:
- a CDS encoding LIC13305 family lipoprotein → MKLHFIFYFLILISLIACNESKNKIDSDLLLSLAISKPAPPDRAENYDRDVQIITNLSSFTDSGKVEITCNLNYSSQQDIDYYVEQLKKEITRYPRGYWIKAGVDKIVLCKSMTTADGRIKLAFSDINLLAISVTQPMATMRYGTTTCGGIPNFNSFECYDQLAIHHELTHSVDRKFLTFAINSLLYSDPEWEKLNSPGFQYYGSENFLQIPAGWHPLPGIMLRYGASHFVEDRAVFGALIMGWPATYNLLVQACQTDPFVAAKVRLTVSRWKQFWPFPGAENTEWKIRMAQAERDCD, encoded by the coding sequence ATCGCTTGTAATGAGAGCAAGAATAAGATCGATTCAGATCTTTTACTTTCATTAGCAATCTCAAAACCTGCACCTCCGGATCGGGCAGAGAACTATGATCGGGATGTACAAATCATTACAAATCTTTCCTCATTCACAGATTCAGGAAAAGTTGAGATTACTTGCAATCTAAACTACTCCTCTCAGCAGGATATTGATTATTATGTAGAACAACTGAAAAAAGAAATCACCAGATATCCAAGAGGATATTGGATCAAAGCCGGTGTGGATAAAATTGTGCTTTGTAAATCGATGACAACGGCAGATGGGAGGATCAAACTTGCATTTTCTGATATCAATCTTCTTGCTATTAGCGTAACACAGCCAATGGCAACTATGCGTTATGGCACGACTACATGCGGAGGTATTCCAAATTTCAACTCTTTTGAATGTTATGACCAATTAGCAATCCATCACGAACTAACACATAGCGTGGATCGTAAATTTCTAACCTTTGCTATTAATTCTCTCTTGTATTCTGATCCGGAATGGGAAAAACTGAATTCTCCTGGATTTCAATATTATGGATCCGAGAATTTTCTTCAAATACCAGCTGGTTGGCACCCCTTGCCTGGTATTATGTTGCGTTATGGGGCTTCACATTTTGTAGAGGATAGAGCTGTATTTGGAGCTTTGATCATGGGTTGGCCAGCCACTTACAATCTTTTAGTTCAAGCTTGTCAGACCGATCCGTTCGTTGCGGCAAAAGTACGTTTAACCGTTTCTAGATGGAAACAATTTTGGCCATTTCCAGGCGCCGAGAATACAGAATGGAAAATCAGAATGGCTCAAGCGGAACGGGATTGCGATTGA
- a CDS encoding pirin family protein translates to MKIISAIFKDLGDNFRVRRILPSIEARHVGPFVFVDHMGPVSIQTGKELVVRSHPHIGLATITYLYDGVILHRDSIGSEMPIRPYEVNWMTAGSGIAHSERSQLDSRYSILEGIQTWVALPKEYEEVNAEFFHLDRKDIPVINGEEWELRLAAGEFLGKRSPVKVYSSLFYADLDAKPGAKGKWNIPNDQESALYVARGSLNIRGQTVGVGQIAVFLAGETIEFSSEEGSRAILLGGVPFPEHRHLWWNFVSTSLERIEKAKLEWKEEYFPKVPGETERIPLPEK, encoded by the coding sequence ATGAAAATCATTTCAGCAATCTTCAAAGATCTCGGAGACAATTTTCGGGTTCGAAGAATCCTTCCCTCAATCGAAGCGCGTCACGTCGGTCCATTCGTATTCGTGGATCATATGGGACCTGTTTCGATTCAAACCGGAAAAGAACTCGTGGTTCGTTCCCACCCTCATATCGGACTCGCGACGATTACGTATTTATATGACGGAGTCATTCTTCATCGAGATAGCATCGGATCGGAGATGCCTATTCGCCCTTACGAAGTCAATTGGATGACTGCGGGCTCGGGGATCGCACATAGCGAACGCTCTCAATTGGATTCTCGGTATTCTATTTTGGAAGGAATTCAAACTTGGGTCGCTCTTCCGAAAGAATACGAAGAAGTGAACGCGGAATTTTTTCATCTGGATCGCAAAGATATTCCGGTCATCAACGGAGAAGAATGGGAACTCAGACTTGCCGCTGGAGAATTCTTAGGAAAACGTTCACCGGTAAAAGTGTATTCTTCTCTTTTTTATGCCGACTTGGACGCAAAGCCCGGAGCCAAGGGAAAATGGAATATCCCGAACGATCAGGAATCTGCGTTGTATGTTGCTCGTGGAAGTTTGAACATACGAGGTCAAACGGTCGGAGTCGGTCAAATAGCGGTGTTTTTGGCCGGTGAAACAATCGAATTCTCTTCCGAAGAAGGAAGCAGAGCCATTCTATTGGGCGGTGTTCCGTTTCCGGAACACAGACATCTTTGGTGGAATTTCGTGTCCACTTCCTTAGAAAGAATCGAAAAGGCGAAACTGGAATGGAAGGAAGAATATTTTCCGAAGGTCCCGGGTGAAACGGAACGAATTCCTCTTCCGGAAAAATGA
- a CDS encoding TCR/Tet family MFS transporter: MNPQRSAALGFIFVTVLIDVIGFGVIIPVLPKLIQELTHGSLSDAAWYGGLLMFAYSFVQFITAPFVGGLSDRYGRRPILLASLFGFTLDYLFLAFAPSIFWLFVGRVVSGIMGASFTTGYAYIADISPPEKRAQNFGILGAAFGLGFIIGPVIGGSLGQFGSRAPFLAAAVLTLVNWLFGFFVLPESLTKENRRKFEWKKANPIGSLINLKRYPMIIGLVVAFFLINTAAHAVQGTWNYYTIEKFQWNEAMVGYSLGVVGLVYAITQGGLIRIILPVLGQNRSIYLGLALNALGYALFALATQSWMMFVFLIPYCLGGIAMPPLQGIMSSQVPPREQGELQGALTSLMSVTAIIGPILMTGLFSYFTARETPIYSPEAPLWMGTILTAASLWISVGSLRKHHS; this comes from the coding sequence ATGAATCCTCAACGTTCTGCCGCCCTAGGCTTTATTTTTGTAACTGTTCTCATTGACGTAATAGGTTTCGGAGTCATCATTCCCGTTTTGCCGAAACTCATACAGGAATTAACTCACGGATCTTTGAGCGACGCCGCTTGGTACGGCGGTCTCTTGATGTTCGCTTATTCGTTCGTTCAGTTTATCACTGCGCCATTTGTTGGAGGATTGAGTGACCGATATGGAAGAAGACCCATTTTACTCGCGTCTCTGTTCGGGTTTACGTTGGACTATTTATTCTTAGCGTTTGCACCGTCCATTTTTTGGTTATTTGTCGGAAGAGTTGTGTCGGGCATCATGGGAGCAAGTTTTACGACAGGTTATGCCTACATTGCGGATATCAGCCCTCCCGAAAAGAGAGCTCAGAATTTCGGAATTCTCGGAGCCGCGTTCGGACTAGGATTTATCATTGGACCTGTGATTGGAGGTTCCCTTGGACAATTCGGTTCTAGGGCACCTTTTTTAGCCGCAGCCGTTCTTACGTTGGTAAACTGGTTGTTCGGATTTTTTGTTCTTCCAGAATCGTTGACCAAAGAAAATCGAAGAAAATTCGAATGGAAAAAAGCAAATCCGATAGGTTCGCTTATCAATTTAAAACGTTATCCGATGATCATCGGCTTAGTAGTTGCATTTTTTCTAATAAACACCGCGGCGCACGCTGTCCAAGGAACTTGGAATTATTATACGATCGAAAAATTTCAATGGAACGAGGCCATGGTAGGTTATTCACTCGGGGTTGTTGGGCTTGTTTATGCGATCACGCAAGGAGGGCTGATTAGAATCATTCTTCCTGTGTTGGGTCAGAATCGGAGTATCTATCTGGGTTTGGCCTTGAACGCACTCGGATATGCATTATTTGCTCTTGCAACACAAAGTTGGATGATGTTCGTATTTTTAATTCCTTATTGTTTGGGAGGGATCGCGATGCCCCCACTTCAAGGAATCATGTCTTCTCAGGTTCCTCCAAGAGAACAAGGGGAACTGCAAGGAGCGCTCACGAGCTTAATGAGTGTTACCGCGATCATAGGACCGATTTTGATGACGGGACTATTTTCTTATTTTACAGCTAGAGAAACTCCGATCTATTCACCAGAAGCTCCACTTTGGATGGGAACCATATTGACTGCAGCGAGTCTTTGGATTTCCGTGGGTTCTCTAAGAAAGCATCATTCTTAA
- the sph gene encoding sphingomyelinase, which translates to MKMMQKIFQKEKAKRQNKSKISKYSGGYCVLLLLFFLNCMPNQQLSENSLLLSLLSLPNDQSIEMEKDRSMRKAEPKARPKRKYDGVTFISDATGKRIQANSKAPNGWLKVDASRDTYFTRFNLYQDGGDPNCIESGRIRVETSANPKYYWNWWAGGGGGNYAYYPKYNDGSNRLVILVISGGCLKSGGKVAFGDHDTFGAGYDYYITNWNGGSWNEYLFLWVWTLNPGPREIFTAILSPTPPEAIEQRESEVD; encoded by the coding sequence ATGAAAATGATGCAGAAAATCTTCCAAAAGGAAAAAGCGAAAAGACAAAATAAATCTAAAATCTCAAAGTATTCTGGGGGATATTGTGTTCTCCTACTCTTGTTTTTTTTAAACTGTATGCCAAATCAACAACTGTCAGAAAATAGTTTACTTCTGTCTTTACTTTCACTTCCAAATGACCAAAGTATAGAAATGGAAAAAGATAGATCTATGAGAAAAGCCGAACCTAAAGCCAGGCCTAAACGAAAATACGATGGGGTTACTTTCATATCCGATGCAACCGGAAAAAGAATTCAAGCCAATAGTAAAGCTCCAAACGGTTGGCTAAAAGTGGATGCTTCGCGAGATACGTATTTCACAAGATTCAATTTATATCAGGACGGAGGTGATCCCAACTGTATAGAAAGCGGTCGTATCCGAGTCGAAACTTCTGCAAATCCGAAGTATTATTGGAATTGGTGGGCTGGTGGAGGTGGGGGCAATTATGCATACTATCCGAAATATAATGATGGCTCCAATCGACTTGTAATCTTAGTTATAAGCGGAGGATGTTTAAAATCAGGTGGCAAGGTCGCATTTGGGGATCATGATACTTTCGGTGCTGGATATGATTATTATATCACGAATTGGAACGGAGGGAGTTGGAACGAATATCTATTTCTTTGGGTGTGGACACTTAATCCTGGTCCAAGGGAAATTTTTACTGCTATATTGAGTCCAACACCACCGGAAGCAATAGAACAACGTGAGTCAGAGGTAGATTGA
- a CDS encoding sphingomyelinase C produces the protein MKMMQKIFQKEKAKKQNKSKISKYSGGYCVLLLLFFLNCMPNQQLSENSLLLSLLSLPNDPSIEMEKDRSMRKAKPKARPKRKYDGVTFISYATGKRIQANSKAPNGWLKVDASRDTYFTRFNLYQDGGDPNCIKSGPIRVETSANPKYYWNWWLRGGGGNYAYYPKYNDGSKRLTILVISGGCLKSGGKVAFRDHDILTDTHDYYITNWNGGSWNEYLFLWGEKINPGPREIFTAILSPTPPEATEQRESEVD, from the coding sequence ATGAAAATGATGCAGAAAATCTTCCAAAAGGAAAAAGCGAAAAAACAAAATAAATCTAAAATCTCAAAGTATTCTGGGGGATATTGTGTTCTCCTACTCTTGTTTTTTTTAAACTGTATGCCAAATCAACAACTGTCAGAAAATAGTTTACTTCTGTCTTTACTTTCCCTTCCAAATGACCCAAGTATAGAAATGGAAAAAGATAGATCTATGAGAAAAGCCAAACCTAAAGCCAGGCCTAAACGAAAATACGATGGGGTTACTTTTATATCCTATGCAACCGGAAAAAGAATTCAAGCCAATAGTAAAGCTCCGAACGGTTGGCTGAAAGTGGATGCTTCGCGAGATACGTATTTCACAAGATTCAATTTATATCAGGACGGAGGTGATCCCAACTGTATAAAAAGTGGTCCTATCCGAGTCGAAACTTCCGCAAATCCGAAGTATTATTGGAATTGGTGGCTCCGTGGAGGGGGAGGCAATTATGCATACTATCCGAAATATAATGATGGCTCTAAGCGACTTACAATCTTAGTTATAAGCGGAGGATGTTTAAAATCAGGTGGCAAGGTCGCATTTAGGGATCATGATATTTTAACTGATACCCATGATTATTATATCACGAATTGGAACGGAGGGAGTTGGAACGAGTATCTATTTCTTTGGGGGGAGAAAATTAATCCTGGTCCAAGGGAAATTTTTACTGCTATATTGAGTCCAACACCACCGGAAGCAACAGAACAACGTGAGTCAGAGGTAGATTGA
- a CDS encoding SRPBCC domain-containing protein: protein MDLRFTVQAKIQKPLEAVFQAVYDPKHLSGYFTTGGASGPLVAGSKVVWKFADFPSMEREDEGVIVNVVEVVPNSKIVLEWDAHEGSYEGENELLTVGGYKTKTEMIFESLDQNNTLMKITESGWKVSQSALDGSYMNCQGWMNMSCCLKAYLEYGINLRKGFF, encoded by the coding sequence ATGGATTTAAGATTCACGGTACAGGCCAAGATTCAAAAACCTTTGGAAGCGGTTTTTCAAGCCGTTTACGACCCGAAACATTTAAGCGGATATTTTACAACCGGAGGTGCAAGTGGCCCTTTGGTGGCGGGAAGTAAAGTGGTTTGGAAGTTTGCGGATTTCCCTTCGATGGAGAGGGAAGATGAGGGAGTGATCGTCAACGTAGTCGAAGTGGTTCCCAATTCCAAGATTGTTTTGGAATGGGATGCTCACGAAGGAAGTTATGAGGGTGAAAATGAGCTTCTAACTGTTGGCGGATATAAAACCAAAACGGAAATGATTTTCGAATCTTTGGATCAAAACAATACTCTTATGAAAATTACCGAATCCGGTTGGAAGGTATCTCAATCTGCGTTAGACGGTTCTTATATGAACTGTCAAGGTTGGATGAACATGAGTTGTTGTCTCAAAGCGTATTTGGAATACGGGATTAACTTGAGAAAAGGTTTTTTTTGA
- a CDS encoding ArsR/SmtB family transcription factor: MSKLDKQDLIFKALADSKRREILDLLRKKPKTTGEICSYFEPLNRCTTIQHLKILENAGLLIIKRKGRVRWNYLDNVPIQEIYDRWISKYAKPTLERLTVFKKQMKSKNQPK, from the coding sequence ATGTCTAAACTTGACAAGCAGGATCTAATTTTTAAGGCACTTGCAGATTCTAAGAGAAGAGAAATTTTGGATCTTCTTAGGAAAAAACCTAAAACAACGGGAGAAATCTGTTCTTATTTCGAACCATTAAATCGTTGTACTACAATTCAGCATCTGAAAATTTTGGAAAATGCAGGTTTATTAATCATAAAAAGAAAAGGACGGGTTCGATGGAATTATTTGGATAATGTACCTATTCAAGAAATCTACGATCGTTGGATCAGTAAATATGCAAAACCGACTTTGGAAAGATTGACAGTGTTTAAGAAGCAGATGAAATCGAAAAACCAGCCAAAATAA
- a CDS encoding sterol desaturase family protein — translation MGELLSKFGYSGFFGIIWGFFLIRYLVFSGIAFLVVWVFCGKKLSHKLIQNKKPEKEKIFYEIKYSMLTFFIFGLSGIFVVWAKVNGFNRIYDNVGDYGIVYLIFSAFALILLHDTYFYWTHRMMHHKFFFKYFHLVHHKSTNPSPWAAFSFHPLEAIVESGIVPLVSFVLPLHPGVMIIFFVYMTSLNVLGHLSYEFFPSWFLKSGFTNWHNTTTHHNMHHKYFNCNYSLYFNFWDRIMGTNHEKYKEKFEEVSSRIPEKAKLILEK, via the coding sequence ATGGGAGAATTACTTTCAAAGTTCGGTTATTCTGGTTTTTTCGGAATCATTTGGGGATTTTTTTTGATTCGGTATCTAGTTTTTTCGGGGATTGCGTTTTTGGTCGTTTGGGTTTTTTGTGGTAAAAAACTTTCCCACAAACTTATCCAAAATAAAAAACCGGAGAAGGAAAAGATCTTTTATGAAATAAAATATTCTATGTTGACTTTCTTTATCTTCGGGTTATCCGGGATATTTGTCGTTTGGGCGAAGGTGAATGGATTCAATCGGATCTACGACAATGTCGGCGATTATGGAATTGTGTATCTTATCTTCAGCGCGTTTGCGTTGATTCTTTTGCATGATACTTATTTTTATTGGACACATCGAATGATGCACCATAAATTTTTCTTTAAATATTTTCATCTCGTGCATCATAAGTCCACCAATCCTTCTCCTTGGGCGGCGTTTTCATTTCATCCTTTGGAAGCGATCGTAGAATCCGGAATTGTTCCGCTTGTGTCGTTTGTACTTCCTTTACATCCAGGGGTGATGATCATATTTTTCGTTTATATGACTTCGTTGAACGTGCTGGGTCATCTTTCTTATGAATTTTTTCCTTCCTGGTTTTTAAAAAGTGGGTTCACGAATTGGCATAATACGACTACACACCACAACATGCACCATAAATACTTCAATTGTAACTATTCCCTCTATTTCAACTTTTGGGATAGAATCATGGGTACCAATCACGAAAAATACAAGGAAAAATTTGAAGAAGTCTCATCCAGAATTCCTGAAAAAGCAAAGTTAATATTAGAAAAATAG
- the purB gene encoding adenylosuccinate lyase: MIDRYSNPEISKIWELENKFEIWKEIEILACEIRMKRGEIPPEDFQEIKTMAKFNVDEILEIESRVHHDVIAFLTNMNSYIGPAGRHVHYGLTSSDIGDTALCVQMVQAMDLILKKTDALISVVKEKAIQYRDLPCIGRSHGIHAEPMTLGLKFALFFEELNRNRKRMSEARDDIAVGKLSGAVGTYSNIDPEIEAYVCEKMGLKIDPISTQVVSRDRHAFYLSVLGVTASSLDRMATEIRLLQKTEGREVEEPFSAGQKGSSAMPHKRNPVICERISGLSRVIRANVNVGLQDVALWHERDISHSSAERVVLPDSTIALEYILDKMLFVVKNLHVYPDAIKRTLGVTRGLIFSQKVLLALIEKGKIVREEAYLIVQEHAMAVWANQSETLKTRLEKDERVGRVLTQKDLEDIFKIEPYLEKVGLIYKRLGLE, encoded by the coding sequence ATGATTGATCGTTATTCCAATCCCGAAATTTCCAAAATTTGGGAATTAGAGAACAAGTTTGAAATTTGGAAGGAAATAGAGATACTCGCCTGTGAGATTCGTATGAAACGGGGGGAAATTCCGCCGGAGGATTTTCAGGAAATCAAAACGATGGCAAAGTTCAATGTGGACGAGATTCTGGAAATCGAAAGTAGGGTTCATCACGATGTGATCGCGTTTTTAACGAACATGAATTCCTACATCGGGCCCGCGGGAAGACACGTTCATTACGGCCTGACTTCCTCCGATATCGGAGATACAGCGCTTTGCGTGCAGATGGTTCAGGCTATGGACTTGATCTTAAAAAAAACGGACGCACTTATCTCCGTAGTCAAAGAAAAGGCGATTCAATATAGAGATCTGCCTTGTATCGGACGTTCCCACGGAATTCATGCGGAACCGATGACCCTTGGGCTCAAATTCGCATTATTTTTTGAAGAATTAAATCGAAATCGTAAAAGAATGTCTGAAGCGAGAGACGATATTGCGGTCGGAAAACTTTCAGGAGCAGTCGGGACTTATTCCAATATCGATCCGGAAATCGAAGCCTATGTCTGCGAGAAGATGGGTTTAAAAATAGATCCGATCTCTACACAAGTCGTGTCTAGGGACCGTCACGCGTTTTATCTTTCCGTTCTCGGGGTTACTGCTTCTTCTTTGGATCGTATGGCCACGGAGATTCGTCTATTGCAAAAGACGGAAGGACGGGAAGTGGAAGAGCCTTTCTCCGCGGGACAAAAGGGTTCGTCCGCGATGCCTCATAAAAGGAACCCGGTGATTTGCGAAAGAATTTCCGGACTTTCCAGAGTAATCCGTGCAAATGTAAACGTGGGTTTACAGGATGTAGCTCTTTGGCATGAAAGAGATATTTCTCATTCTTCGGCGGAAAGGGTCGTACTTCCCGATTCTACCATCGCGCTCGAATACATTTTGGATAAAATGTTATTTGTAGTTAAAAATCTCCATGTATATCCGGATGCGATCAAAAGAACGTTAGGTGTCACACGAGGATTGATTTTTTCTCAAAAAGTTTTGCTGGCTCTGATCGAAAAAGGAAAAATCGTAAGAGAAGAAGCTTATCTGATCGTTCAAGAACACGCGATGGCAGTTTGGGCCAACCAATCCGAAACTCTCAAGACAAGACTGGAAAAAGACGAACGAGTTGGTCGTGTTTTAACCCAAAAAGACCTCGAAGATATTTTTAAAATCGAACCGTATCTTGAAAAAGTGGGATTGATTTACAAACGTTTGGGTCTTGAATAA
- a CDS encoding extracellular solute-binding protein codes for MYTKRIELKIKRGDFLKIYSIFCMFFVLSVFTFLACGDKEEFETSAVVETLPWNGNPNSIPVALRGQNPIVSPHAKKGGTFRIYSHQFPKSLNYYLDQFSTTAHIFSLMFEPLLDYHPITLEPIPHLASSWKVSPDKKKFTFTIDANAFWSDGKPVTANDVLFTYETLMNKNNNTAVFRIDLSRFEKPVVLNEREIEFTQKEIHWSNFNTIANSLYILPAHYYKDRNFDKENFDFPVVSGPYSMLSAKKGRYIKMRRRGDYWMRAYPFYKGLDNFDTILFKVYNEESIAFQAFKKGDIDIYPTYTASFWVKDAIGEKFDENYILKQKIYNSKPIGFQGLVFNMRREIFSDVNVRKAFAHLVDRKLLVEKLAYNEYEETNAYYQDLWPANSFPNPPLEFDVKKARELLTKAGWKINSKGILEKDGKEFRFSILERDKKSEKYLTLIQERAKEVGIIINLESTDLAEWSSRMDKYDFDMTWAAWGGGVFKDPEAMWYSKYAEEKGQPNLSGFKNVAVDKLIDQQRTEFDVSKRNEILKKIDKILTAEVPYVLLWNTSSTRIMYWNRFKAPKNPLGKFGSEREASSLWWFDEEQSSKLNDAILKKEKLSPAPGKVYFQ; via the coding sequence ATGTATACCAAGCGCATAGAATTAAAAATTAAACGAGGTGATTTCTTGAAAATATATTCTATTTTTTGCATGTTTTTCGTGCTCTCTGTTTTCACTTTTCTCGCATGCGGAGATAAAGAAGAATTCGAAACATCGGCTGTCGTAGAAACCCTTCCTTGGAACGGAAATCCGAATTCGATTCCTGTCGCTCTTAGAGGACAGAATCCGATCGTTTCTCCCCATGCGAAAAAGGGCGGAACGTTTCGGATCTATAGCCATCAATTTCCGAAGTCCTTGAATTACTATTTGGACCAATTTTCTACTACGGCTCATATTTTCAGTTTGATGTTCGAGCCTCTTTTGGACTACCATCCGATCACATTAGAACCGATTCCTCATCTCGCCTCTTCTTGGAAGGTTTCTCCAGATAAAAAGAAGTTCACGTTTACGATTGACGCAAATGCGTTTTGGTCCGACGGGAAACCGGTCACTGCTAATGACGTTTTATTCACTTATGAAACTTTGATGAATAAGAACAACAACACGGCGGTTTTTAGAATTGACCTTTCTCGTTTTGAAAAACCGGTCGTTTTGAACGAAAGAGAGATCGAATTCACTCAAAAAGAAATTCACTGGTCGAACTTTAACACGATTGCAAATTCTCTCTATATTCTTCCGGCTCATTATTACAAAGATAGAAATTTCGATAAAGAGAATTTCGATTTTCCGGTCGTCTCCGGTCCTTATTCCATGCTCTCGGCAAAAAAAGGCCGTTACATCAAGATGAGAAGAAGGGGGGATTATTGGATGCGCGCGTATCCTTTTTACAAAGGACTCGATAACTTCGATACGATTTTGTTCAAGGTTTATAACGAAGAGTCTATCGCGTTTCAAGCATTCAAAAAAGGTGATATAGATATCTATCCGACTTATACGGCTTCCTTCTGGGTTAAGGATGCGATAGGGGAGAAGTTCGACGAGAATTACATTCTCAAACAAAAGATTTACAACTCAAAACCGATCGGATTCCAAGGTTTGGTTTTTAACATGAGAAGGGAGATTTTCTCAGACGTTAATGTTCGTAAGGCATTTGCTCATCTCGTGGATCGAAAGTTACTCGTCGAAAAATTGGCTTATAACGAATACGAAGAAACAAACGCATATTATCAAGATCTTTGGCCTGCAAATTCTTTCCCGAATCCTCCTCTTGAATTCGATGTAAAAAAGGCGAGAGAACTTCTGACAAAAGCAGGTTGGAAAATCAACTCGAAAGGGATTTTGGAAAAAGACGGAAAAGAATTTAGGTTTAGCATATTGGAAAGAGATAAGAAATCCGAAAAGTATCTAACGCTCATTCAAGAAAGAGCGAAAGAAGTAGGGATTATCATCAATTTGGAATCGACGGATCTTGCGGAGTGGAGTTCTAGAATGGACAAGTACGACTTCGATATGACCTGGGCCGCTTGGGGCGGAGGAGTGTTCAAGGATCCGGAAGCGATGTGGTACTCCAAATATGCGGAAGAAAAAGGGCAACCTAATCTTTCCGGATTTAAGAATGTAGCAGTAGATAAACTTATCGATCAACAAAGAACCGAGTTCGATGTTTCGAAACGGAACGAGATCTTGAAAAAAATCGATAAGATCTTAACTGCGGAAGTTCCCTACGTTCTTTTGTGGAATACGAGTTCGACAAGAATCATGTATTGGAATCGGTTTAAAGCTCCTAAAAATCCACTCGGAAAATTCGGAAGCGAAAGGGAGGCTTCTTCTCTTTGGTGGTTTGATGAAGAACAGTCTTCGAAATTGAACGACGCGATTCTAAAAAAAGAAAAACTTTCCCCAGCTCCGGGTAAGGTTTACTTTCAGTAG